A genomic window from Glycine soja cultivar W05 chromosome 10, ASM419377v2, whole genome shotgun sequence includes:
- the LOC114371841 gene encoding uncharacterized protein LOC114371841, whose translation MGSFHLFLLLPTFFSLFLHTSPSPIIQAAIDQGTKAYYNCTRNSTFASYSAYRSNVKILLDFLSSNGTNNAKFYNTTVYSEDTADPVHGSFLCTRDTIPKQCQECVTQAAKLISSLCNNATEAIVWYQVCYVRYSDRRFFSTVEESPKLSFMNDQDYVGNVGRFNNIVWDMMNDLRSEAASASNKSADKSVNITDNQKAYGYVWCLPYLSSENCSWCLSDAIAEIPTGCCRGKSGGTIIYPSCGVRYELYQFHKAHIRGGSVSPPPLPNSSSSPFASSGKRKKKTLTIIVIVVPIVVSLVLLALRCCCFLRRKETKNQHDILKESFGNDSTTLETLRFELAKIEAATNRFAKENMIGKGGFGEVYRGILSDGKEIAVKRLTGSSRQGAVEFRNEVQVIAKLQHRNLVRLQGFCLEDDEKILIYEYVPNKSLDYFLLDTKKRRLLSWSDRQKIIIGIARGILYLHEDSCLKIIHRDLKPSNVLLDSNMNPKISDFGMARIVVADQIEESTGRIVGTYGYMSPEYAMHGQFSVKSDVFSFGVMVLEIINGKRKGCSSVSDGIDDIRRHAWTKWTEQTPLELLDSNIGGPYSPEEVIKCTHIGLLCVQEDPNDRPTMATVVFYLNSPSINLPPPHEPGYFKRDRIEGNKTINKELDNISDSINGITLTNLFPRIQDFALLTNAHKPQSHSYTAPSLIPSLITPRLRTFACPSLISPSQCRKFFSIMIIRSKLSLTLFLLCTLSLTVTETSASVFNNVSCSSNKTFTPNSTFNTNLNTLLSYLSSNVTNNVRFFNATAGKDSNAVYGLYMCRGDVPFALCRECVGFATLTIASSCPTSKEAVIWYNECLLRYSYRLIFSKMEERPRHKINIPLGDPLVLHSNGFYTALGSIFDELPHKAALALAESNNGYAVKQENTSASVTLYGLAQCTPDLAAGDCIRCVTDAAAEFVKSCCGGSIGASVLFPSCIVRYETYPFYQHSGISAPTMIKRGGNIGTEVIVIVVVLVVVLVMLFGFGYCFIRIKARKKRKAGDREKFGPEHTVLESLEFDLVTIEAATNNFSEDRRIGKGGYGEVYKGILPNREEVAVKRLSTNSKQGAEEFKNEVLLIAKLQHKNLVRLVGFCQEDREKILIYEYVPNKSLDHFLFDSQKHRQLTWSERFKIIKGIARGILYLHEDSRLKIIHRDIKPSNVLLDNGINPKISDFGMARMVATDQIQGCTNRVVGTYGYMSPEYAMHGQFSEKSDVFSFGVMVLEIISGKKNSCYFESCRVDDLLSYAWNNWRDESSFQLLDPTLLESYVPNEVEKCMQIGLLCVQENPDDRPTMGTIVSYLSNPSLEMPFPLEPAFFMHGRMRRHSAEHESSSGYSTNRSSLSSVNKMSTTAFFPR comes from the exons ATGGGTTCTTTTCATTTGTTCCTTCTGCTCCCAACTTTCTTTTCCCTCTTTCTTCACACCTCTCCCTCCCCTATCATCCAAGCAGCTATCGATCAAGGTACCAAAGCCTACTATAACTGCACAAGAAACAGCACTTTTGCTTCCTATAGCGCTTATCGTTCTAATGTCAAAATACTCCTAGATTTTCTCTCCTCCAATGGCACCAACAATGCCAAATTCTACAACACTACAGTTTATAGTGAAGACACTGCAGACCCTGTTCATGGTAGCTTCCTTTGTACAAGAGACACCATTCCAAAACAGTGTCAAGAATGTGTGACACAAGCTGCCAAACTCATATCATCGCTTTGCAACAATGCTACAGAAGCTATAGTATGGTACCAAGTATGCTATGTGCGCTACTCCGATCGTCGTTTCTTCTCCACGGTGGAGGAGAGTCCTAAACTCTCCTTTATGAATGATCAGGATTATGTGGGTAACGTTGGGCGCTTCAACAACATTGTGTGGGATATGATGAATGATTTGAGAAGTGAGGCAGCAAGTGCTTCTAACAAATCGGCTGATAAGTCCGTGAACATCACAGATAATCAAAAGGCATATGGCTACGTTTGGTGCCTCCCATACCTGTCCAGTGAGAACTGTAGCTGGTGTCTTAGTGATGCCATAGCAGAAATTCCAACCGGTTGCTGCAGAGGAAAATCTGGGGGAACAATAATATATCCCAGTTGTGGTGTTAGATACGAATTATATCAATTCCATAAGGCACATATCAGGGGTGGTTCGGTGTCGCCGCCGCCACTTCCCAATAGTTCTTCTTCCCCATTTGCTTCATCAG ggaaaagaaaaaagaagacactAACAATAATTGTGATTGTAGTTCCAATTGTTGTTTCACTGGTGCTTCTAGCGTTGAGATGCTGCTGCTTTTTACgtagaaaagaaacaaagaatcAACATGATATTCTCAAAGAAAGCt TTGGGAATGACAGTACCACTCTGGAAACTTTGCGATTTGAATTAGCCAAAATTGAAGCTGCAACAAATAGATTTGCTAAAGAAAACATGATAGGCAAAGGTGGATTTGGCGAGGTTTATAGG GGTATTCTTTCAGATGGAAAAGAAATAGCAGTGAAGAGGCTCACTGGAAGCTCCAGGCAAGGAGCAGTGGAGTTTAGAAATGAGGTTCAGGTTATAGCAAAACTTCAACACAGAAATTTAGTGAGATTACAAGGATTTTGCTTAGAAGATGACGAAAAGATACTTATTTATGAGTATGTGCCAAACAAGAgccttgattattttttattgg ATACCAAGAAGCGAAGACTACTGTCTTGGTCTGATCGTCAAAAGATCATTATAGGAATTGCTCGGGGAATTCTATATCTACATGAGGATTCTTGTCTCAAAATAATACATCGTGATTTAAAACCTAGTAATGTTTTACTAGATAGTAATATGAATCCAAAAATCTCAGATTTTGGCATGGCGAGAATTGTTGTTGCAGATCAAATTGAAGAAAGTACAGGCAGAATTGTAGGGACATA TGGTTATATGTCTCCAGAATATGCAATGCATGGACAATTTTCTGTGAAATCTGATGTGTTTAGTTTTGGAGTCATGGTTCTAGAGATTATTAATGGAAAAAGGAAAGGTTGTTCTTCTGTATCGGATGGCATTGATGACATCCGGAGACAT GCTTGGACGAAATGGACAGAGCAAACGCCATTGGAACTATTGGATTCTAACATAGGAGGACCTTATTCCCCAGAAGAAGTCATCAAATGCACACACATTGGTTTGTTATGCGTTCAAGAAGATCCAAATGATAGGCCTACAATGGCAACAGTTGTGTTTTACCTCAACAGCCCTTCAATCAACTTGCCCCCTCCTCATGAACCAGGATATTTTAAGCGTGATAGAATAGAAGGCAACAAGACAATCAACAAAGAATTGGATAATATCAGTGATTCCATCAACGGAATTACTTTAACTAATTTGTTTCCTCGT attcaaGATTTTGCTTTGTTGACTAATGCTCACAAACCTCAATCCCATTCATACACTGCGCCGTCTCTGATTCCGTCTCTGATTACTCCCCGTTTACGCACATTTGCATGCCCATCACTCATTTCTCCGTCTCAGTGCAGAAAATTTTTCAGCATCATGATTATCAGGTCCAAACTTAGTCTAACACTGTTCCTACTTTGCACCCTTTCACTCACCGTTACAGAAACCTCTGCATCAGTGTTCAACAACGTTAGCTGCTCGAGCAACAAGACTTTCACTCCGAACAGCACCTTCAACACCAACCTCAACACCCTCCTCTCTTACCTTTCCTCCAACGTAACCAACAACGTTAGATTCTTCAACGCCACCGCAGGTAAAGATTCGAACGCCGTCTATGGCCTCTACATGTGCCGTGGAGACGTGCCGTTTGCTCTATGCAGAGAGTGTGTGGGTTTTGCAACACTAACCATAGCCTCCTCATGTCCCACATCGAAAGAGGCTGTGATTTGGTACAACGAGTGTTTATTGCGCTACTCTTATAGGCTCATCTTCTCTAAAATGGAAGAGAGGCCAAGGCACAAGATCAATATTCCATTGGGGGACCCTCTGGTTTTGCATAGTAATGGATTCTACACTGCGTTAGGATCCATTTTCGATGAACTACCACATAAAGCAGCACTGGCTCTTGCCGAGTCTAATAATGGATATGCGGTTAAGCAAGAAAATACTTCTGCGAGTGTGACACTGTATGGCCTCGCGCAGTGCACGCCGGACTTGGCTGCCGGAGACTGCATACGGTGTGTCACCGATGCGGCGGCGGAGTTTGTCAAGTCTTGCTGCGGAGGGAGCATAGGAGCGAGTGTTCTGTTTCCGAGTTGCATTGTAAGGTATGAGACGTATCCGTTTTATCAGCATTCGGGAATCTCCGCGCCAACAATGATTAAGC GTGGAGGAAATATTGGAACTGAAGTGATTGTGATCGTTGTTGTCTTGGTTGTCGTTTTGGTGATGCTTTTTGGCTTTGGCTATTGTTTCATCCGGATAAAAGCGAGAAAGAAACGGAAGGCCGGTGACAGAGAAAAAT TTGGGCCAGAACACACTGTCTTGGAGTCTTTGGAATTTGATTTGGTTACAATTGAAGCAGCCACAAACAATTTTTCTGAAGACCGCAGGATTGGCAAAGGGGGTTACGGAGAAGTGTACAAG GGAATCCTTCCTAACCGAGAGGAAGTAGCTGTAAAGAgattatcaacaaattctaagcAAGGAGCGGAGGAATTCAAAAATGAAGTGTTGTTAATAGCAAAACTTCAACACAAAAATTTGGTGAGATTAGTAGGATTTTGCCAAGAAGACAgagaaaaaatacttatttacgAATATGTGCCTAACAAGAGCCTTGACCACTTCTTATTTG ATTCCCAAAAGCACAGACAATTAACTTGGTCGGAGCggtttaaaatcataaaaggaATTGCAAGAGGTATTCTTTATCTTCATGAAGATTCTCGTCTTAAGATTATACACCGTGATATCAAACCAAGCAATGTTCTATTGGACAATGGCATCAATCCAAAAATCTCTGATTTTGGAATGGCAAGGATGGTAGCTACAGACCAAATTCAAGGATGTACGAATAGAGTTGTGGGCACATA TGGTTATATGTCTCCTGAATATGCAATGCATGGACAATTTTCTGAGAAGTCTGATGTATTCAGTTTTGGAGTTATGGTTCTTGAGATTATTAGTGGGAAGAAGAACTCTTGTTATTTTGAATCATGCCGTGTTGATGACCTCTTGAGTTAT GCATGGAATAACTGGAGGGatgaatcatcatttcaattACTGGATCCAACTCTGCTAGAGTCTTATGTTCCAAACGAAGTTGAAAAGTGTATGCAGATTGGTTTATTGTGTGTACAAGAAAATCCAGATGATAGGCCTACAATGGGAACCATTGTTTCATATCTTAGCAACCCATCGCTTGAAATGCCATTCCCTCTAGAACCAGCATTTTTCATGCATGGCAGAATGAGAAGACATTCAGCTGAACATGAATCATCTTCAGGTTACTCCACCAATCGTTCTTCCTTGTCCTCTGTGAATAAGATGTCTACGACTGCTTTCTTCCCTCGATAG
- the LOC114372521 gene encoding cysteine-rich repeat secretory protein 38-like isoform X2 has product MTLRSFDGIYFFSFPTNTHTHLNVILNKISQLQYNTMALNSFKHYPLFTFLMFTLTEASSDVPIFLRENCTTIETFISNTTFQFNLITLLSSLSSNATGNTQFYNTTLSGKSSSDTVYGLFLCRGDVPPQLCQQCVLNAIQRLSNQSSDTCKFAKSAIIWYDECLVRYSNWYFFSTVDTRPRMRLRNTANVSDTKSFLRLLYTTLNETADEAANSSNGAKLYATKQAKISGFQTLYCMTQCTPDLSPQDCRRCLSGVIGDLSWCCPGSQGGRVLYPSCNFRYELYPFYRMDSPAPEGIISPTHSTMDKGKRCA; this is encoded by the exons atgacTCTCAGGTCATTTGAtggtatttatttcttttcttttcctacaAACACGCACACCCACTTAAATgtcattttaaacaaaataagcCAACTGCAGTACAACACCATGGCCCTAAATTCCTTCAAACATTATCCTCTCTTCACGTTTCTTATGTTTACTCTCACTGAAGCATCATCAGATGTTCCTATTTTCCTTCGCGAAAACTGCACAACCATCGAAACCTTCATCTCCAACACCACTTTCCAGTTCAACCTCATAACCCTCTTGTCTTCTCTATCTTCCAACGCCACCGGAAACACCCAATTCTACAACACCACCTTATCCGGCAAAAGCTCCTCCGACACCGTCTACGGCCTCTTCCTCTGCCGTGGTGACGTGCCCCCTCAACTTTGCCAACAGTGCGTGTTGAACGCAATCCAAAGACTAAGCAATCAAAGCTCAGATACATGCAAGTTTGCCAAAAGTGCTATAATTTGGTATGACGAGTGTTTGGTTCGCTATTCCAACTGGTATTTCTTCTCCACGGTGGACACAAGGCCTAGAATGCGTTTGCGAAACACTGCCAACGTTTCCGACACAAAAAGCTTCTTGCGTTTGTTGTACACCACTTTGAATGAAACTGCAGATGAGGCAGCGAATTCTTCGAACGGTGCTAAGTTATACGCCACAAAGCAAGCTAAGATCTCTGGGTTTCAGACCCTCTATTGTATGACTCAGTGTACACCGGATTTGTCACCCCAAGATTGCAGAAGGTGTCTCAGTGGTGTGATAGGGGATCTTTCTTGGTGTTGTCCTGGAAGCCAAGGAGGAAGAGTTTTGTATCCAAGTTGTAACTTTAGGTATGAGTTGTACCCTTTCTATAGAATGGATTCCCCGGCACCTGAAGGAATTATTAGTCCAACACATTCTACAATGGATAAAG GCAAGAGGTGTGCTTAG
- the LOC114372521 gene encoding putative cysteine-rich receptor-like protein kinase 9 isoform X1: protein MTLRSFDGIYFFSFPTNTHTHLNVILNKISQLQYNTMALNSFKHYPLFTFLMFTLTEASSDVPIFLRENCTTIETFISNTTFQFNLITLLSSLSSNATGNTQFYNTTLSGKSSSDTVYGLFLCRGDVPPQLCQQCVLNAIQRLSNQSSDTCKFAKSAIIWYDECLVRYSNWYFFSTVDTRPRMRLRNTANVSDTKSFLRLLYTTLNETADEAANSSNGAKLYATKQAKISGFQTLYCMTQCTPDLSPQDCRRCLSGVIGDLSWCCPGSQGGRVLYPSCNFRYELYPFYRMDSPAPEGIISPTHSTMDKGEAGKKGISSEIATATFVSITVAGLSWVFGS from the exons atgacTCTCAGGTCATTTGAtggtatttatttcttttcttttcctacaAACACGCACACCCACTTAAATgtcattttaaacaaaataagcCAACTGCAGTACAACACCATGGCCCTAAATTCCTTCAAACATTATCCTCTCTTCACGTTTCTTATGTTTACTCTCACTGAAGCATCATCAGATGTTCCTATTTTCCTTCGCGAAAACTGCACAACCATCGAAACCTTCATCTCCAACACCACTTTCCAGTTCAACCTCATAACCCTCTTGTCTTCTCTATCTTCCAACGCCACCGGAAACACCCAATTCTACAACACCACCTTATCCGGCAAAAGCTCCTCCGACACCGTCTACGGCCTCTTCCTCTGCCGTGGTGACGTGCCCCCTCAACTTTGCCAACAGTGCGTGTTGAACGCAATCCAAAGACTAAGCAATCAAAGCTCAGATACATGCAAGTTTGCCAAAAGTGCTATAATTTGGTATGACGAGTGTTTGGTTCGCTATTCCAACTGGTATTTCTTCTCCACGGTGGACACAAGGCCTAGAATGCGTTTGCGAAACACTGCCAACGTTTCCGACACAAAAAGCTTCTTGCGTTTGTTGTACACCACTTTGAATGAAACTGCAGATGAGGCAGCGAATTCTTCGAACGGTGCTAAGTTATACGCCACAAAGCAAGCTAAGATCTCTGGGTTTCAGACCCTCTATTGTATGACTCAGTGTACACCGGATTTGTCACCCCAAGATTGCAGAAGGTGTCTCAGTGGTGTGATAGGGGATCTTTCTTGGTGTTGTCCTGGAAGCCAAGGAGGAAGAGTTTTGTATCCAAGTTGTAACTTTAGGTATGAGTTGTACCCTTTCTATAGAATGGATTCCCCGGCACCTGAAGGAATTATTAGTCCAACACATTCTACAATGGATAAAG GTGAAGCAGGAAAGAAAGGAATCTCATCAGAGATAGCAACTGCAACCTTTGTTTCGATTACTGTCGCAGGGCTGTCTTGGGTATTTGGTTCTTAA